The following proteins are encoded in a genomic region of Enoplosus armatus isolate fEnoArm2 chromosome 11, fEnoArm2.hap1, whole genome shotgun sequence:
- the LOC139292841 gene encoding putative methyltransferase DDB_G0268948, which yields MAYRLFEGKKHASSYWKYRISPSDQLIQQVLDFLEKQKGRPFELAADVGCGSGQGTVLLAKHFASVVGTDVSPAQLEVALQHAKEPNVTYRQCVAEELPFADSSVDLMTAMSAFHWFDRPRFLQEAHRVLKPRGCLALLNYTIDMELSYPDCCSHALNQVCKEFYAALQPYRSPHLGPSSIELYREAYESIPYPDKEWQECVRVKRPMPLSSYMGLVESFSSYQALQRDDPQTASRLSQDISQRLMCAMRVTSAETEVVVAVKYFYLLACKPQEA from the exons ATGGCTTACCGTCTGTTTGAAGGCAAGAAGCATGCTTCCTCCTACTGGAAGTATAGGATCTCTCCATCAGATCAACTAATACAACAGGTGCTTGACTTCCTGGAAAAACAG aAAGGTCGTCCCTTTGAGCTGGCAGCGGATGTGGGTTGCGGCTCAGGACAGGGCACAGTGCTGCTGGCCAAACACTTTGCTTCTGTGGTGGGGACAGACGTTAGTCCTGCCCAGCTGGAAGTGGCTTTGCAGCATGCTAAAGAGCCAAACGTTACATATAG GCAGTGTGTGGCCGAGGAGCTGCCTTTTGCTGACAGCTCAGTGGACTTGATGACAGCCATGTCTGCCTTCCACTGGTTCGACCGACCGCGCTTTCTCCAGGAGGCCCACAGAGTCCTGAAGCCCCGTGGCTGCTTGGCTCTGCTCAACTACACAATTGACATGGAGCTCAGCTACCCTGACTGCTGCTCGCATGCACTCAACCAAGTCTGCAAAGAG TTTTATGCAGCCTTGCAACCGTACCGCAGTCCCCACCTTGGTCCCAGCTCTATTGAGTTATACCGGGAGGCCTATGAATCCATCCCTTACCCTGACAAGGAGTG GCAAGAGTGCGTGCGGGTGAAAAGGCCCATGCCTCTGTCCAGCTACATGGGGCTGGTGGAGTCTTTCTCCAGCTATCAGGCTCTGCAGAGAGACGACCCGCAGACAGCCAGCAGACTCTCCCAGGACATCTCTCAAAG GTTGATGTGTGCAATGAGGGTGACCTCTGCGGAGAcagaggtggtggtggctgtGAAGTATTTCTACCTTCTGGCCTGCAAACCTCAGGAAGCCTGA
- the LOC139292793 gene encoding putative methyltransferase DDB_G0268948, which yields MTYRLFEGKDHASVYQKYRFTPPDEAKNIILQYLEKKKGQPHELAVDLGCGTGQNSRLLAPHFQEVVGIDISECQLEEARTVPGYPNVTYRKGVAEELPFPDGSVDLLTAASAAHWFDQSRFLAEASRVLKPWGCMALLGFSDSNTRLHYQDCGERLNHIYEEVKHVLLPHTSNQVAVAEGKLDELYSAIPFPDKERIECIQVTSSIPVRSLVGFIESWSMFQAYKKKDPQNAEDLLLNTQKRFLEVMGVTSSDTEIEQELEYFCVLASKLQ from the exons TTGAAGGGAAGGATCATGCCTCCGTCTACCAGAAGTATCGCTTCACGCCTCCAGATGAGGCCAAGAACATTATTCTTCAATACCTAGAGAAAAAG AAGGGACAGCCACATGAGCTGGCAGTGGATCTGGGATGTGGGACAGGTCAGAATTCCAGGCTACTGGCACCGCACTTCCAGGAAGTGGTGGGCATCGATATCAGCGAGTGTCAACTGGAGGAGGCCAGAACTGTGCCAGGGTACCCTAACGTCACATACAG GAAGGGGGTAGCAGAGGAGCTGCCTTTTCCAGACGGCTCTGTAGACTTGCTGACTGCAGCGTCAGCAGCCCACTGGTTTGATCAGTCGAGGTTTCTAGCTGAGGCAAGTCGGGTTTTAAAACCCTGGGGTTGCATGGCTCTGCTGGGATTCAGTGACTCTAACACCAGACTTCACTACCAGGACTGTGGAGAAAGACTCAATCACATCTACGAAGAG GTGAAGCACGTGCTGTTGCCACACACCAGCAATCAAGTAGCTGTAGCTGAGGGTAAGCTGGACGAGCTCTACTCAGCCATCCCCTTTCCAGACAAAGAGAG GATTGAGTGTATTCAGGTGACTTCGTCAATCCCGGTGAGGAGCCTGGTGGGTTTCATCGAGTCCTGGTCCATGTTCCAAGCTTACAAGAAGAAAGATCCCCAGAATGCTGAAGACCTGCTGCTCAACACTCAGAAGAG GTTTCTGGAGGTGATGGGAGTCACGTCTTCTGACACTGAAATAGAGCAGGAACTGGAATATTTCTGTGTCCTGGCGTCAAAGCTACAATAA